CAACTACGACCCCTACAACGTCCTGGTTGCCGGCACGCCGGAGCAGGTGCGCCAGACCGTCAGGACGTGCCTGGACGACGGCGTCAGCGCCGTCTGGCCCGGCTGCGACATCTGGCCCACGGTCCCCGCGGAGAACTTCAGGGCCATGATGGACGAAGTGAAGCGGTACAAGAAGTCATAGGTAAGTCATAAGGCAAGGATAGAAAGGAGAGAGGGAGAAATGGCTTCGGAAGAAAGGAAACAGGAGATACTGGGGCACCTGAAGGAGGCGGTCATAGAGTACGACGAAGACGCCGCCAAGGAGTGGGCCCAGAAGGCCCTGGACGAGGGCCTGAAGGCCAACGACGCCATCTTCGACGGCCTGGTGGTCGGCATGCAGGAGGTGGGCAGGCTCTTCGAGGCGCAGGAGTACTTTGTGCCGGAGCTGCTCATGTGCGCCGACGCCCTGTACGCGGGGCTGGACATCCTGAAGCCCCACGTGGAGCAGATGGACCTGGGGCTGAAGGGCTCCGTGGTCATCGGGACCGTGGAGGGCGACGTCCATGACATCGGCAAGAACATCGTCAAGATGATGTTCGACGTGGCCGGCTTCGACGTCTACGACCTCGGGCGGGACGTGCCCCTGGATAAGTTCGTCGAGGAGCAGCTGCGCACCGACAGCGACCTGGTCTGCCTCTCGGCCATGATGACCACGACCATGCAGGGCATGAAGAAGGTCATCGAGGACCTCAAGGCGAAGAACCCCAACGTCAAGATCATGATCGGCGGAGCGCCGGTCAGCAAGGACATCGCCGAGAAGTGGGGCGCCGACGGCTTCGCCCCCGACGCGACCAACGCCCTGAAGGACGCCA
This window of the Nitrospirota bacterium genome carries:
- a CDS encoding corrinoid protein; this encodes MASEERKQEILGHLKEAVIEYDEDAAKEWAQKALDEGLKANDAIFDGLVVGMQEVGRLFEAQEYFVPELLMCADALYAGLDILKPHVEQMDLGLKGSVVIGTVEGDVHDIGKNIVKMMFDVAGFDVYDLGRDVPLDKFVEEQLRTDSDLVCLSAMMTTTMQGMKKVIEDLKAKNPNVKIMIGGAPVSKDIAEKWGADGFAPDATNALKDAIDMISSLKKLRDEAGQREEKKGAK